In Polaribacter sp. Hel_I_88, the following proteins share a genomic window:
- the hflX gene encoding GTPase HflX, translating into MIEQKEATSEKTVLIGVITQKQDETKSTEYLDELEFLTATAGGVVVERFVQKMDKPNPKTFLGTGKLEDVKAYIDSHNIGTAIFDDELSPAQLRNIEKILDCKILDRTNLILDIFAQRAQSSSARTQVELAQHQYLLPRLTRLWTHLDKQKGGIGMRGPGETEIETDRRIINDRIVLLKNKLAKIDKQMSTQRKNRGQMVRVALVGYTNVGKSTLMNVISKSDVFAEDKLFATLDTTVRKVVIKNIPFLMTDTVGFIRKLPTQLVESFKSTLDEVREADLLLHVVDISHPNFEDHIASVNTVLNDIKCGDKPTVMVFNKIDAYEHETIDEDDLVTEKGKEHYTLQDWKKTWMNDYDVESIFISALNKENLEDFKEKTYEEVKKIHIQRFPYNDFLYYEYKEEDYK; encoded by the coding sequence ATGATAGAACAAAAAGAAGCAACATCAGAGAAAACTGTTTTAATTGGTGTAATTACACAAAAACAAGACGAAACAAAATCTACTGAATATTTAGACGAATTAGAGTTTTTAACAGCAACTGCTGGAGGAGTTGTTGTAGAACGTTTTGTGCAAAAAATGGACAAACCAAATCCTAAAACATTCTTAGGAACTGGAAAGCTAGAAGATGTAAAAGCATATATAGACTCGCACAATATTGGAACCGCAATTTTTGATGACGAATTATCGCCTGCGCAATTAAGAAATATCGAAAAGATTTTAGACTGTAAAATTTTAGATAGAACCAATTTAATACTCGATATTTTTGCACAAAGAGCGCAATCAAGTTCTGCAAGAACACAAGTAGAATTAGCTCAACATCAATATTTATTACCACGTTTAACACGTCTTTGGACGCACCTTGATAAACAAAAAGGGGGAATTGGAATGCGTGGACCTGGAGAAACAGAAATAGAAACGGATAGACGAATTATCAACGATAGAATTGTTTTACTTAAAAACAAATTAGCTAAGATTGATAAACAAATGTCCACACAGCGTAAAAACCGTGGGCAAATGGTAAGAGTTGCTTTGGTTGGGTACACAAACGTTGGGAAATCTACCTTGATGAATGTAATTAGTAAAAGTGATGTTTTTGCTGAAGACAAACTTTTTGCAACGTTAGATACTACAGTGCGTAAAGTAGTGATTAAAAACATTCCTTTTTTAATGACGGATACTGTTGGGTTTATTAGAAAATTACCAACACAATTGGTAGAATCTTTTAAATCTACTTTAGATGAAGTTCGAGAAGCAGATTTGTTGTTGCATGTTGTAGATATTTCTCACCCAAATTTTGAAGATCATATAGCATCTGTAAACACAGTTTTAAATGATATTAAATGTGGAGATAAACCAACAGTAATGGTTTTTAATAAGATTGATGCTTATGAGCACGAAACGATTGATGAAGATGATTTAGTTACTGAAAAAGGGAAAGAACATTACACATTACAAGATTGGAAAAAAACTTGGATGAATGATTATGATGTGGAATCGATTTTTATATCTGCTTTAAACAAAGAAAATTTAGAGGATTTTAAAGAAAAAACTTACGAAGAAGTTAAGAAAATCCATATTCAACGTTTTCCTTACAACGATTTTTTATATTATGAATATAAAGAGGAAGATTATAAATAA
- a CDS encoding endonuclease yields the protein MFPSLKSSKQKDSITTIAFYNVENLFDIFDNPTTADDDFTPKGKLKWTLKRYKVKIRKLGSVISQLGLHRSSKTPAIVGLVEVENASVVADLAHSSYLKKHHYGYVHHDSPDERGIDVALLYSKVAFELFDSSTYPVFLEDENAERDFTRDILKVSGKLHGELVHIIVNHWPSRREGTEISEPKRITTANTVRAIIDSINQKEMNPKIILMGDFNDDPSSKSVKDFLVKDDFFNPMESLQNPKKIGTSTYNKKWNFFDQIMLSKNFLDKNNQELYFKHAEVFNKKWLRVFKGKLKGSPFRTYIGPWYKGGFSDHFPVYVFLKKGN from the coding sequence ATGTTCCCTTCTTTAAAATCATCAAAACAAAAAGATAGTATTACTACCATTGCTTTTTACAATGTTGAAAATCTATTTGATATTTTTGATAACCCAACAACTGCAGATGATGATTTTACACCAAAAGGAAAACTAAAATGGACTTTAAAACGCTACAAAGTAAAAATCAGAAAATTAGGTTCTGTAATTTCTCAATTAGGTTTACATAGATCTTCAAAGACACCTGCAATTGTTGGTTTGGTAGAAGTTGAAAACGCAAGTGTCGTTGCTGATTTGGCACATTCATCGTATTTAAAAAAACATCATTATGGGTATGTGCATCATGATTCTCCAGACGAACGTGGAATTGATGTTGCACTTTTATATAGCAAAGTAGCTTTTGAATTATTTGATTCCTCTACCTATCCTGTGTTTTTAGAAGATGAAAATGCCGAAAGAGATTTTACTAGAGATATTTTAAAAGTTAGTGGAAAATTACATGGAGAATTGGTGCATATTATAGTTAATCATTGGCCTTCTAGAAGAGAAGGAACTGAAATAAGCGAACCTAAAAGAATTACTACTGCAAACACTGTTAGAGCAATTATAGATTCAATAAATCAAAAAGAGATGAACCCAAAAATTATTTTAATGGGCGATTTTAATGATGATCCATCAAGTAAAAGTGTAAAAGATTTTTTGGTAAAAGACGACTTTTTTAATCCGATGGAAAGTTTACAAAATCCCAAAAAAATAGGAACATCAACCTATAATAAAAAATGGAATTTCTTTGACCAAATTATGCTTTCTAAAAACTTTTTAGATAAAAATAATCAGGAATTATATTTTAAACACGCAGAAGTTTTTAATAAAAAATGGTTGCGTGTTTTTAAAGGAAAATTAAAAGGAAGTCCTTTTAGAACCTATATTGGACCTTGGTATAAAGGAGGTTTTTCAGACCATTTTCCTGTGTATGTTTTTTTAAAGAAAGGTAATTAA
- a CDS encoding CNNM domain-containing protein, translating to MTLLIIYATVSIFFSFLCSILEAVLLSITPTFINLKKSEGEAYATELEILKKDVDKPLIAILTINTIAHTVGAILVGVQAKVAYADMYGTVEQTILGFVITEDLMVGIVSTVMTILILVASEIIPKTIGATYWKQLANFTSKALNIMIFPLKWTGILWILQLTTKLIGGKGHGSILSREGFLVMTEMAEKDGVFQKNESKVIRNLLGFKNIKVNDVMTPRTVLETADESQTIESFYNEHKNLPYSRIPVFAENPDEITGYFLKDNLLEALINGKGNQTLASIRRAIIVTDRELSIPDLFDRLIKEKEHIALVVDEYGSVSGIVSQEDVIETLLGLEIMDESDSVADLQEHAKKSWKNRAKKMGIIGGKKEE from the coding sequence ATGACACTTTTAATTATATACGCAACTGTTTCTATATTTTTCTCTTTCTTATGCTCTATTTTAGAAGCTGTACTATTAAGCATTACTCCTACATTTATCAATTTAAAAAAGAGTGAAGGAGAAGCGTATGCTACTGAATTAGAAATCTTAAAAAAAGATGTTGATAAGCCACTTATTGCCATTTTAACCATTAACACAATTGCGCATACTGTGGGTGCAATTTTAGTTGGTGTACAAGCAAAAGTTGCGTATGCAGATATGTATGGAACTGTAGAGCAAACCATTTTAGGGTTCGTAATTACAGAAGATTTGATGGTTGGAATCGTTTCTACAGTTATGACGATTTTAATTTTGGTAGCTTCAGAAATAATACCGAAAACAATTGGCGCTACGTATTGGAAGCAACTTGCAAACTTTACATCAAAGGCATTAAACATCATGATTTTTCCATTAAAATGGACTGGTATCCTTTGGATTTTACAATTAACTACAAAATTAATTGGTGGTAAAGGTCATGGCAGTATTTTAAGTAGAGAAGGTTTTTTGGTGATGACAGAAATGGCCGAAAAAGATGGTGTTTTTCAAAAAAATGAAAGTAAAGTAATCAGAAATTTATTAGGCTTTAAAAATATTAAAGTAAATGATGTAATGACACCAAGAACAGTTTTAGAAACTGCTGATGAAAGCCAAACTATAGAATCTTTTTACAACGAACATAAAAACTTACCTTATTCTAGAATTCCTGTTTTTGCCGAAAATCCTGATGAAATTACTGGTTATTTTCTGAAAGATAATTTATTAGAAGCCTTAATTAATGGCAAAGGAAATCAAACGCTAGCCTCCATAAGAAGAGCCATAATTGTTACAGATAGGGAACTTTCTATACCAGATTTGTTTGATAGATTAATCAAAGAAAAAGAACACATTGCTTTGGTAGTTGATGAGTATGGTTCTGTTTCTGGTATTGTTTCTCAAGAAGATGTTATAGAAACACTTTTAGGTTTAGAAATTATGGACGAAAGTGATTCTGTAGCAGATTTACAAGAACACGCAAAAAAATCTTGGAAAAATCGTGCTAAAAAAATGGGAATTATTGGTGGTAAAAAAGAAGAGTAA
- a CDS encoding DUF3078 domain-containing protein — MSSFAQKKKEEAPVPKWKIDGKFAFIFNQSSFSNWASGGENTIAGNFNVNYDFNYKKNNINWDARIISSYGLSHIADKGNRKTDDRFEFNSLVGFKTSPSWFLSILTNFRTQYTKGFNYKPDPKVLVSDFLSPAYLTFGPGLLWKKSDESTVNIAPATARYTFVDDFFSGKFGVEEGKNTAFSLGFNLSGYYKFSLMENIEMENILNLYTDYLANVGNVDVDYQTNIRFKVNKSIKMLMTFHTIMDDNASSKVQFRQLFGLGLNYKFHEKVTY, encoded by the coding sequence ATGAGTTCTTTTGCTCAAAAGAAGAAAGAAGAGGCTCCAGTGCCTAAATGGAAAATTGATGGAAAATTTGCTTTTATTTTTAATCAATCTTCTTTTTCTAATTGGGCTTCTGGTGGAGAAAATACAATTGCTGGTAATTTTAATGTGAACTACGATTTTAACTACAAAAAAAACAACATTAACTGGGATGCTAGAATAATATCTAGTTATGGTTTAAGTCATATCGCAGATAAAGGCAATAGAAAAACCGATGATCGTTTTGAGTTTAATTCTTTGGTAGGTTTTAAAACTTCACCAAGTTGGTTTTTATCTATTTTAACAAATTTTAGAACACAATATACAAAGGGATTTAATTACAAACCAGACCCTAAAGTACTAGTTTCAGACTTTTTATCACCTGCATATTTAACATTTGGACCAGGATTACTTTGGAAAAAATCTGATGAATCAACAGTAAATATTGCACCTGCAACAGCAAGATATACTTTTGTTGATGATTTTTTCTCAGGGAAATTTGGTGTAGAAGAAGGTAAAAATACTGCTTTCAGTTTAGGTTTTAACTTATCTGGCTATTATAAGTTTAGTTTAATGGAAAATATTGAGATGGAAAATATATTAAACTTATACACAGATTATTTGGCAAATGTGGGTAATGTAGATGTAGATTACCAAACTAACATTCGTTTTAAAGTAAATAAATCTATAAAAATGTTGATGACTTTTCATACAATTATGGATGATAATGCATCTAGCAAAGTTCAATTTAGACAATTATTTGGTTTAGGACTTAATTATAAATTTCACGAAAAAGTGACTTATTAA
- a CDS encoding DUF2490 domain-containing protein, producing MKYLVFCIVAFVSISSLNAQVDENQTGAWYMYFYNHQFKNSQFGIQGDFQYRDWQFLGDTEQLLLRSGLTFTPKESGIMFTLGVANITTGQFGDSNETSNENRIYQEALLTQKVGSRFFITHRFRFEQRFVEAQDFRTRYRYNLFINVPFNSKSLATPKTLYGAFYNELFMNGERNIGDNRNVELFDRNRNYLGLGYVLNPKIRFQVGWMNQTTNAWSKGQLQFSMHHNF from the coding sequence ATGAAATATTTAGTGTTTTGTATTGTTGCTTTTGTATCTATTTCAAGTTTAAATGCTCAAGTAGATGAGAACCAAACTGGAGCTTGGTATATGTATTTTTATAATCATCAGTTTAAGAATTCTCAATTTGGTATTCAAGGAGATTTTCAATACAGAGATTGGCAATTTTTAGGAGACACAGAGCAATTGTTGTTAAGATCGGGTTTAACTTTTACACCAAAAGAATCTGGCATTATGTTTACACTAGGGGTTGCAAATATTACAACAGGTCAGTTTGGCGATTCAAATGAAACATCAAACGAAAATAGAATTTATCAAGAAGCATTACTGACTCAAAAAGTAGGGAGTCGTTTTTTTATAACACATCGTTTTAGATTTGAACAACGTTTTGTGGAAGCACAAGATTTTAGAACACGTTACAGATATAATTTGTTTATAAATGTGCCTTTTAATAGTAAAAGTTTAGCAACACCTAAAACTTTGTACGGCGCTTTTTATAACGAACTTTTTATGAATGGCGAAAGAAATATAGGAGATAACAGAAATGTAGAATTATTTGATAGAAACAGAAATTATTTAGGTTTAGGTTATGTTTTAAATCCTAAAATAAGATTCCAAGTAGGTTGGATGAACCAAACCACAAACGCATGGAGTAAAGGACAATTACAATTTAGTATGCACCACAATTTTTAA
- a CDS encoding carbonic anhydrase family protein: MKNISKYAAVLVITMLVTSCITDKKETTPEVKEVVVQQTAIKSILTAEEQADMSPDEIIGRLKKGNENFVSNNLTQRDHSSQRREAMIGQYPKAIVLSCVDSRVPVEDVFDLGIGDIFVARVAGNIENADIVGSMEFATAVAGSKLVIVMGHSACGAVKHAIDKTDAASMDMNALQNLLNEIQPSVTMTAKNGEVSSKNTEFLNNVIYNNATKTVEDIRIASPKMASLEKEGKIKIVAAVYNMETGKVDFI; the protein is encoded by the coding sequence ATGAAAAATATCAGCAAATATGCAGCAGTATTAGTTATTACAATGTTAGTAACATCTTGTATTACAGACAAAAAAGAAACAACACCAGAAGTTAAAGAAGTAGTGGTGCAACAAACTGCCATAAAAAGTATTTTAACTGCAGAAGAACAGGCAGACATGAGTCCAGATGAAATTATTGGAAGACTTAAAAAAGGAAACGAAAACTTTGTGAGTAATAATTTAACGCAAAGAGATCATTCATCACAAAGAAGAGAAGCTATGATTGGGCAATATCCAAAAGCAATTGTACTTTCTTGCGTAGATAGTAGAGTGCCAGTAGAAGATGTTTTTGATTTAGGAATTGGCGATATTTTTGTAGCCAGAGTTGCAGGCAACATAGAAAATGCAGATATAGTTGGTTCAATGGAATTTGCAACAGCAGTTGCAGGCTCTAAATTGGTAATTGTGATGGGGCATTCAGCTTGTGGAGCTGTAAAACATGCTATTGATAAAACAGATGCTGCTTCTATGGATATGAATGCGTTGCAAAATCTTTTAAATGAAATTCAACCATCTGTTACAATGACAGCAAAAAATGGCGAAGTTTCATCAAAAAATACAGAATTTCTGAATAACGTAATTTATAATAATGCTACTAAAACTGTAGAGGATATTAGAATTGCATCACCTAAAATGGCAAGTTTAGAAAAAGAAGGAAAAATTAAAATCGTGGCAGCAGTTTACAATATGGAAACTGGTAAAGTAGATTTTATATAA
- a CDS encoding SufE family protein — protein sequence MTIKEIQEEIIDEFSMFDDWMDRYEYIIELGKSLPIINEEYKLDENLIKGCQSKVWLFSELENDTVKYTADSDAILTKGIAALLLRVYSGQKPKDILTAETKFIDEIGLKEHLSPTRANGLVSMVKQIKMYAIAQQTKLAN from the coding sequence ATGACTATCAAAGAAATACAAGAAGAAATTATTGATGAGTTTTCTATGTTTGATGATTGGATGGATCGTTATGAATACATTATAGAACTTGGCAAATCTTTACCAATAATTAATGAGGAGTATAAGTTAGATGAAAATTTAATTAAAGGATGCCAATCTAAAGTTTGGTTATTTTCTGAATTAGAAAACGATACTGTAAAATATACAGCAGATAGTGATGCTATTTTAACAAAAGGCATTGCAGCTTTATTATTAAGAGTTTATTCTGGCCAAAAACCCAAAGATATCTTAACTGCTGAAACTAAATTTATTGATGAAATTGGTTTAAAAGAACATTTATCGCCAACAAGAGCAAATGGATTGGTTTCTATGGTAAAACAAATAAAAATGTACGCAATTGCGCAACAAACAAAATTAGCAAACTAA
- a CDS encoding DUF3078 domain-containing protein, with protein MKKISILLLLITINFATNAQTAEELKKEQAPKKAEIAKLQGEVKALQAKIDALPGWRTGAFGTIGASLSGFNNWYARKAPDASAGNIGITINGFANLIEKDFFWRNSGNINLGWVKLDDKTVTGDEDFETATDVFTITSLYGKRLNKKWAVSGLAEYRTTLIDNFNNPGYLDLGAGLTWTPTSHLVVVMHPGNYNFVFSDGDTAFDSSLGAKVVADYTNKYGGLSIKSNLSLFQSYENGDLSNWTLTNSFGYTIWKGIGLGFEVGLRNNKQEALNNALKNFDASTVFPAPPTPTFDNIDNKLQTYWLFGLSYAL; from the coding sequence ATGAAAAAAATATCAATTTTATTACTTTTAATAACAATTAATTTTGCTACAAACGCACAAACTGCAGAAGAATTAAAGAAAGAACAAGCTCCTAAAAAAGCAGAAATTGCTAAATTACAAGGAGAAGTAAAAGCTTTACAGGCAAAAATTGATGCTCTTCCTGGTTGGAGAACTGGTGCTTTTGGAACTATTGGAGCAAGTTTATCTGGTTTTAACAATTGGTATGCTAGAAAAGCACCAGATGCTTCTGCTGGTAATATTGGAATTACAATAAACGGTTTTGCAAATTTAATTGAAAAAGATTTTTTCTGGAGAAACTCTGGAAATATTAATCTTGGTTGGGTAAAATTAGACGACAAAACAGTTACTGGAGATGAGGATTTTGAAACTGCAACAGATGTTTTTACAATTACCTCATTGTATGGTAAACGCTTAAATAAAAAATGGGCTGTTTCTGGTTTAGCAGAATATAGAACCACTTTAATTGATAATTTTAACAATCCTGGTTATTTAGATTTAGGTGCTGGTTTAACGTGGACACCAACAAGCCATTTAGTAGTTGTGATGCATCCAGGAAACTATAACTTTGTTTTTAGTGATGGAGATACTGCTTTTGATTCTTCTTTAGGTGCAAAAGTTGTAGCAGACTACACAAATAAATACGGAGGTTTGAGTATAAAATCTAACTTATCATTGTTTCAAAGCTATGAAAATGGAGATTTATCTAACTGGACCCTAACAAACTCTTTTGGATATACAATTTGGAAAGGAATTGGATTAGGTTTTGAAGTTGGTTTAAGAAACAACAAACAAGAGGCTTTAAATAATGCCTTGAAAAATTTTGATGCTAGCACAGTTTTTCCTGCTCCACCAACTCCAACTTTCGATAATATTGATAACAAATTACAAACCTATTGGTTATTTGGTTTGAGTTATGCTCTTTAA
- the glpQ gene encoding glycerophosphodiester phosphodiesterase, whose translation MKSISVFLICLLLFSCNQPTKKTTMHKKIVIAHRGASAYLPEHTIEAKAMAHAMNVDFIEQDLVLSKDDVPIVIHDIYLDDVTDVATKFPNKKREDNRFYVIDFTFDELKTLQVSERFNPATGKQFYPNRFPKGKGNFKLHSLQEEIELIQGLNASTKKNIGIYPEIKAPEFHQQEGKNLTEIVLKVLADYGYKTKKDNCILQCFDAKELERIRKELKSDLFLVQLMEFPEEANQLKHFASYADGIGPWYKQILSDKVDGKFTFTSLVADAHQLGLKVHPYTFRADQLAEFSTFEEMMQTLLIDANVDGAFTDFPDVMVDFINNKQP comes from the coding sequence ATGAAATCAATTTCTGTATTTTTGATATGTTTGCTCCTATTTTCTTGCAATCAACCCACAAAAAAAACAACTATGCATAAAAAAATAGTAATTGCTCATAGAGGAGCTTCTGCCTATTTGCCTGAACATACTATTGAAGCAAAAGCGATGGCACATGCCATGAATGTAGATTTTATTGAGCAAGATTTGGTGTTGAGTAAAGATGATGTGCCCATTGTCATTCATGATATTTATTTAGATGATGTTACTGATGTTGCCACAAAATTCCCAAACAAAAAAAGAGAAGACAATCGTTTTTATGTCATCGATTTTACGTTTGACGAATTAAAAACACTCCAAGTTTCAGAACGTTTTAATCCAGCAACTGGCAAACAATTTTATCCAAATCGATTTCCAAAAGGAAAAGGAAATTTTAAACTGCATTCGCTACAAGAAGAAATTGAATTGATTCAAGGTTTAAATGCATCAACCAAAAAAAACATCGGAATTTATCCTGAAATTAAAGCGCCAGAATTTCATCAACAAGAAGGAAAAAACCTCACAGAAATTGTTTTAAAAGTACTTGCAGATTATGGTTATAAAACAAAAAAAGACAATTGTATTTTACAGTGTTTTGATGCCAAAGAATTAGAGAGAATTAGAAAAGAGTTAAAATCGGATTTGTTTTTAGTGCAACTAATGGAGTTTCCAGAAGAGGCAAATCAACTAAAGCATTTTGCAAGTTATGCAGATGGAATTGGCCCTTGGTACAAACAAATTTTAAGTGATAAAGTTGATGGGAAGTTCACTTTTACTTCTTTAGTTGCTGATGCACATCAATTGGGTTTAAAAGTGCATCCTTATACATTTAGAGCAGATCAATTAGCTGAGTTTTCAACGTTCGAAGAAATGATGCAAACCCTTTTAATCGATGCCAATGTAGATGGTGCTTTTACGGATTTCCCTGATGTAATGGTTGATTTTATCAATAATAAACAACCTTAA
- a CDS encoding DUF59 domain-containing protein, producing MTDKELEEIGDKIIRVLKTIYDPEIPVDIYELGLIYDVFVSDENNAKILMTLTSPNCPVAESLPVDIEEKVKSLKEINACEVEITFDPTWTSEMMSEEAKLELGML from the coding sequence ATGACAGATAAAGAATTAGAAGAAATTGGCGATAAAATTATAAGAGTTTTAAAAACTATTTATGATCCAGAAATTCCTGTAGATATTTACGAACTTGGGTTAATTTATGATGTTTTTGTGTCTGATGAAAACAATGCAAAAATATTAATGACGTTAACATCACCTAACTGTCCAGTTGCAGAAAGTTTGCCTGTAGATATTGAAGAGAAGGTAAAATCTTTAAAAGAAATTAATGCTTGCGAAGTAGAAATTACTTTCGACCCAACTTGGACTTCAGAGATGATGAGTGAAGAAGCAAAATTGGAGCTTGGTATGTTGTAG
- a CDS encoding DUF2480 family protein has product MEEAIINRVANSKLKTFDLEEIYPEGERILFDIKDWLFQELILKERDFRVFVKNHNWSQYKRCFVAISCSVDAIIPSWAFMLIASELTPFANKVVIGDLELLETVIYQELLSFVDFKEFADKPVIIKGCADKPIPNAAYAFLIAKLQPTAKSIMFGEACSTVPLYKSKN; this is encoded by the coding sequence TTGGAAGAGGCTATCATAAACAGAGTTGCTAACAGCAAACTTAAGACCTTTGACCTAGAAGAAATTTATCCTGAAGGAGAAAGAATTTTATTTGATATTAAAGACTGGCTTTTTCAAGAATTAATTTTAAAAGAAAGAGATTTTAGGGTTTTTGTAAAAAACCATAATTGGTCTCAATATAAAAGGTGTTTTGTAGCCATTTCCTGTTCTGTAGATGCTATTATTCCTTCTTGGGCATTTATGTTAATTGCTTCTGAGTTAACTCCTTTTGCCAACAAAGTTGTTATTGGAGATTTAGAGTTGTTAGAAACCGTTATTTATCAAGAATTACTAAGTTTTGTAGATTTTAAAGAATTTGCAGATAAACCTGTAATTATAAAAGGTTGTGCAGATAAACCGATTCCAAATGCTGCTTACGCATTTTTAATTGCAAAATTACAACCTACAGCCAAATCTATAATGTTTGGCGAGGCTTGCTCTACAGTACCCTTATATAAATCGAAAAACTAA
- a CDS encoding PfkB family carbohydrate kinase: MSKLLAVGTVAFDAIETPFGKTDKILGGSGTFVGLAASQFGIETGVVSVVGGDFPDSYLKMMNQKGINTDGVEIVKEGKTFFWSGKYHNDMNSRDTLITELNVLETFTPVVPNGFKDASIVMLGNLHPLTQASVLDQMTERPKLVVLDTMNFWMDIALDDLHTVLKRVDVITINDEEARQLSGEYSLVNAAKKIHTMGPKYVVIKKGEHGALLFNDGNMFFAPALPLAEVFDPTGAGDTFAGGFCGYLAKTEDISFENMKNAIIYGSNLASFCVEKFGTERMQELTKEEVDKRLQSFKELTQFDIEIS; this comes from the coding sequence ATGAGTAAATTATTAGCAGTAGGTACTGTAGCATTTGATGCAATTGAGACGCCTTTTGGTAAAACCGATAAAATTCTTGGAGGTTCAGGAACTTTTGTTGGTTTAGCAGCCAGTCAGTTTGGTATAGAAACAGGAGTTGTTTCTGTTGTTGGTGGCGATTTTCCTGATTCTTATTTAAAGATGATGAACCAAAAAGGGATTAATACAGATGGAGTTGAAATTGTAAAAGAAGGAAAAACTTTTTTTTGGAGTGGAAAATATCATAATGATATGAATTCTAGAGATACTTTAATTACAGAATTAAATGTATTAGAAACTTTTACACCTGTTGTGCCAAATGGTTTTAAAGATGCTAGCATTGTAATGTTGGGTAATTTACATCCTTTAACACAAGCATCAGTTTTAGATCAAATGACAGAAAGACCAAAATTGGTAGTTTTAGATACTATGAATTTTTGGATGGACATTGCTTTAGATGATTTACATACTGTTCTAAAACGTGTAGACGTTATTACGATTAATGATGAAGAAGCTCGCCAACTTTCAGGGGAATATTCTTTGGTAAACGCTGCAAAGAAAATCCATACAATGGGTCCTAAATATGTGGTGATTAAAAAAGGAGAACATGGAGCTTTATTATTTAATGATGGTAATATGTTTTTTGCACCAGCTTTACCTTTAGCAGAAGTTTTTGATCCAACAGGAGCAGGAGATACCTTTGCAGGTGGTTTTTGTGGTTATTTAGCAAAAACAGAAGATATTTCTTTTGAAAATATGAAAAATGCTATTATCTATGGTTCTAATCTAGCGTCTTTTTGTGTGGAGAAATTTGGAACGGAAAGGATGCAAGAATTAACAAAAGAGGAAGTTGATAAACGCCTACAATCGTTTAAAGAACTAACCCAATTTGATATAGAAATCTCATAA